Proteins encoded together in one Lathyrus oleraceus cultivar Zhongwan6 chromosome 5, CAAS_Psat_ZW6_1.0, whole genome shotgun sequence window:
- the LOC127080449 gene encoding isoleucine N-monooxygenase 1: MSYTPSFLSLLPLSFWPLFFVMSFAFVIIKSLTYHHLMNMKPKIPKLPPGPKPWPIVGNLPEMLASKSPTEWIHKTMEEFNTDIACIRLGNVHVIPVTCPTIAREFLRKHDADFASRPKTMATHIITNGYLTSALVPSGQQWKKMKKIVATDLLSPFRHQWLQQKRNEEADNLMFYVYNKCSNGELVNVRIATQHYCGNVFRKIFFNTRYFGNGMKNGGPGVEEIEHVDAVFQLLNHIYAFSASDYIPWLRLFDFDGHKDKVKNAMNIINKYHDSLIEKRVKQSKGGSKNIEEDLLDVLISLKDVNNNLLLTMNEIKAQTIELMMAMVDNPSNAVEWTLAEMLNQPVLLEKAIEELDNIVGKDRLVQESDIPNLKFLKACAREAFRLHPIFAFNLPHLSTNDTIVGNFLIPKGSHVLLGRTGLGRNPKVWTEPYKFQPERHLKNDGYDISLTEPNLKFISFSTGRRGCPGVKLGTTMTILLLARLLHGFTWSAPPDISKINLDEPLMLVAKPRLKIDLYNFL; this comes from the exons ATGAGTTACACTCCTAGTTTCCTCTCATTACTCCCTCTGTCCTTTTGGCCTCTTTTCTTTGTTATGTCTTTTGCCTTTGTTATTATTAAATCTCTAACATATCATCACTTGATGAATATGAAGCCAAAAATACCAAAATTGCCACCAGGTCCCAAACCATGGCCTATTGTTGGCAATCTTCCTGAAATGCTTGCAAGCAAATCACCAACTGAGTGGATACACAAAACTATGGAAGAATTCAACACTGATATAGCATGTATTCGCCTAGGAAATGTCCATGTTATCCCAGTTACATGTCCCACAATTGCTCGTGAATTCTTGAGAAAACATGATGCTGATTTTGCATCAAGACCAAAAACCATGGCCACTCATATCATCACCAATGGCTACTTGACTTCAGCCCTTGTACCCTCCGGCCAACAATGGAAAAAGATGAAGAAAATCGTTGCGACCGATTTGCTATCTCCATTCAGACATCAATGGCTTCAACAAAAAAGAAACGAAGAAGCCGACAATCTTATGTTTTATGTCTACAACAAATGCAGCAATGGCGAACTTGTGAATGTTAGGATTGCAACACAACATTACTGTGGTAATGtctttagaaaaatattttttaatacGAGATACTTTGGAAATGGTATGAAAAATGGAGGGCCTGGTGTTGAAGAAATTGAACATGTTGATGCTGTTTTCCAATTGCTTAACCATATTTATGCTTTCTCTGCATCTGATTATATTCCATGGTTGAGGTTATTTGATTTTGATGGACATAAGGACAAGGTAAAAAATGCAATGAATATAATAAACAAGTATCATGATTCTCTCATTGAAAAGAGAGTCAAACAATCGAAAGGTGGATCAAAAAATATTGAAGAAGATTTGCTAGATGTTTTGATTTCTTTAAAAGATGTCAATAATAATCTGTTATTGACAATGAACGAAATCAAGGCTCAAACTATT GAATTGATGATGGCAATGGTAGACAATCCATCAAACGCAGTTGAATGGACATTGGCCGAAATGTTAAATCAACCTGTTCTATTAGAAAAAGCCATAGAAGAATTGGACAATATAGTTGGAAAAGATAGGCTGGTCCAAGAATCAGATATTCCTAATCTCAAATTCTTGAAGGCTTGTGCAAGAGAAGCTTTTCGCCTCCATCCCATATTTGCTTTCAATCTTCCTCATCTTTCTACGAATGATACAATAGTTGGAAATTTCTTGATACCAAAGGGTAGCCATGTTTTGCTTGGAAGAACTGGTCTTGGGAGGAACCCAAAAGTTTGGACGGAACCTTACAAATTTCAACCGGAACGTCATCTCAAGAATGATGGATATGATATATCTTTGACAGAGCCGAACTTAAAGTTCATATCCTTTAGTACTGGAAGACGTGGTTGTCCTGGTGTCAAGCTTGGCACTACAATGACTATTCTTTTATTAGCTAGGTTGCTCCATGGCTTCACTTGGAGTGCACCTCCCGATATATCAAAAATCAATCTTGATGAGCCATTGATGCTTGTAGCAAAGCCACGATTAAAAATAGATTTGTATAATTTTTTGTAG